A window of Pseudomonas denitrificans (nom. rej.) genomic DNA:
GTCCGTGTCGGGAACACTCAGCACCACCGGCCCCGATCGCAGGTCCAGGTGAGACAGCGAATAGAGCGTGTCGACGTTGGGCGCGACGACGCTGTTGAAACGGTAATCGGGGAAGCGCAGACGGTGATTGAGTTGGTTCACCGAAGTCTGGCCGCGACCAAGCTGGTATTGCTTGGTCAGCTCCATGATCACCAGCGGATAGCCGAAGGCGTAGGCCTCGGCCGTGGCGCGGGCTTGTTGATAAAGGCTGTAGCCGGCACCAGCGGCGGCCAACAGCACAGCACCGGTCAGCCCCAGGCCGATTCGGGTTCGCTTGGAGAATGGCATCTGTGATCGATCCTCAGAGGTGGGGTTCGCAGGGGCCTTGCCTCACGGCCCCTGCCCGCGCTTACTTGCCCAGTCGCTTGAGTTCGGCCGGGGTGAACTCGGCCTCCTTCACTTCCTTGCCGAACTCGGCGCGGTGATCGATCGCGTTGGTCAGGTAGTTCACCGCATAGATCCCGGAGATCAGGTCATAGGTGGCTTCGGCCGCGGTCATCGGCAGCTGCAGGTCGTGGTACATGGTCAGGAACGACTCGTAGTTGCGCCACAGCTCGCCACGGTTGTCGTAGATGTCGCTGGCCATGACCTGCCAGGTGTCTTCGTCGATGTAGAAGCGACGCTTGCCGTAGACATGCCGGGCTCCCGGCTTGAGGGTGGCCTCGATGACCCACACGCGGTGCTTCTCGTAGCGGTTGACGTCCGGGTTGATGTAGCCCGGCTTGAGCATCTCGTCATAGCCGACCTGCTTGCTGGCGAGGCCGAAGGCGTTGTAGCCCACCAGCATTTCGCGCTTGCCGATCAGCTTCCAGTCGTAGCGATCGGGCGCACCATTGAAGCCATCGACGCTGTCGGAAACCACCTGGCCGAAGCTGTACCGCGCGCTGTTGTCGTAGGCCACTGTCGGCGCGCGACGCACGCGGCGCTGCCCGGGGTTGTACTGCCAGGCCGCACGCGGGGTGCTGACCTGGTTGATCGGCTCCTGTACCAGCGTCACTTCGCCGGCATAACGTGACGGGCTGTTGGTCTGCACACGGGTGTAGAACAGCAGGTTCGCTTCCGGCTCGAGGTCGCTGATTTTCTCGCGGAAGCCCACCAGTTGCCGATAGGTGACCAGCGTGTAGTCGCCCTTGGCCTGCACGGTGGCCGAGGAGAAGTCACGCGCGATCGAGCCACCGCGGTAACGGGTGATGTGGTTCCACAGCACTTCCAGCGCCTCGGTGGGTTCAGGGAAGGGAACGCCGAAGTGATAGTTGGTCAGGCCGTTGCCGTTGTCTGCCAGGCCTGTCTGGGTGAGGTTCTTGCGCGATTCATCCAGGTACGCCTGGGGAATGACCGCGCTGCGGTGACTGGGGAAGACACGCATGCGGTAGTCGGGGTAGCGGACGAACATGGCCTGCTGGCCGGGGCTGAGCAGGTCCTTGTACTGCGCCAGATTGGCCTTGCTGACCACATACAGCGGCTGCTCGCTGGCAAACGGGTCGCTGTA
This region includes:
- a CDS encoding DUF1329 domain-containing protein; translation: MRPLLCKLSLAVALVAACGLAQAKQTDAALLDGKLTPVGAERAANADGSIPAWTGGMKAGAAAIASNGDYSDPFASEQPLYVVSKANLAQYKDLLSPGQQAMFVRYPDYRMRVFPSHRSAVIPQAYLDESRKNLTQTGLADNGNGLTNYHFGVPFPEPTEALEVLWNHITRYRGGSIARDFSSATVQAKGDYTLVTYRQLVGFREKISDLEPEANLLFYTRVQTNSPSRYAGEVTLVQEPINQVSTPRAAWQYNPGQRRVRRAPTVAYDNSARYSFGQVVSDSVDGFNGAPDRYDWKLIGKREMLVGYNAFGLASKQVGYDEMLKPGYINPDVNRYEKHRVWVIEATLKPGARHVYGKRRFYIDEDTWQVMASDIYDNRGELWRNYESFLTMYHDLQLPMTAAEATYDLISGIYAVNYLTNAIDHRAEFGKEVKEAEFTPAELKRLGK